A single genomic interval of Noviherbaspirillum cavernae harbors:
- a CDS encoding Fic family protein — protein sequence MNWQVQTVSPRESVWELMLSFCHLSAMDIHPRLESKQKTMTTIPSRQSTAHVQPEPTAALPVPAVIANNAFNASPHEPTTSSTHRPGAGSGMRQQLFEAWPQSSSVSSSQGAGRTELDIRQHSKLLDSTFRTIDAHMKQHPWKSTSHRQNAAFLVSLNEVCKQRNLGINPAIDAHVDFARLLKDAANACSDYTSKLAVPCANETFTILYDELNDNPHLQHIAPLNRARLSIDPCRIDAVEKSLQGSGIETKGNPLLAFLFDDETRYQYNMKSAWKMAMEDVHEPVDCDWLIRLHDLAIGKASDGPLEFRSTDDPPAAGFGLDKSVGNLSDKGEQEVREYLEEGKQFHQKANADIAHGWGLDGTSAFFSYTTKPADLRTVADGRLKKYHDRIALIGSSDDTLSVDKRIYAAIDLCQKLERLHPFMDGNCRTFGILLLNRLLVQQGQNLTMLDNPNKLDGYARGEIFDLVKQGQQWIKNGFPDERPAIASNDDLIRELEDSLRPASRSAPSFEESYTFSW from the coding sequence TTGAACTGGCAAGTGCAAACTGTTTCGCCGCGCGAATCTGTATGGGAACTCATGCTGTCGTTTTGCCACTTATCAGCGATGGATATCCACCCTCGCCTTGAATCGAAGCAGAAAACGATGACCACAATACCTTCCCGGCAATCCACAGCGCATGTCCAACCGGAGCCTACCGCTGCTCTTCCTGTGCCCGCCGTCATTGCCAACAATGCATTCAATGCTTCGCCGCACGAACCGACGACATCGTCGACCCATCGCCCCGGTGCCGGGAGCGGCATGCGACAACAACTGTTCGAGGCATGGCCGCAGTCATCTTCGGTTTCGTCATCACAAGGCGCGGGGCGAACGGAATTGGACATTCGACAGCACAGCAAACTGCTTGACAGCACTTTCAGAACCATTGATGCGCACATGAAGCAGCATCCCTGGAAGAGCACCTCGCATCGGCAAAACGCCGCCTTCCTGGTTTCATTGAATGAAGTGTGCAAGCAAAGGAATCTCGGCATTAATCCCGCCATCGATGCGCATGTCGATTTCGCCAGGTTGCTAAAGGACGCGGCAAACGCATGTTCGGACTACACGAGTAAGCTTGCCGTCCCCTGTGCCAACGAGACATTCACAATTCTTTACGATGAGTTGAATGACAATCCACATCTGCAGCACATAGCGCCCTTGAACAGGGCGCGCTTGTCGATTGATCCTTGTCGCATTGATGCGGTGGAAAAATCTCTACAAGGGTCTGGAATTGAAACGAAAGGCAATCCTCTGCTGGCTTTTCTTTTTGACGACGAAACACGCTATCAATACAACATGAAGAGTGCCTGGAAAATGGCGATGGAGGATGTGCACGAACCTGTTGACTGCGACTGGTTGATTCGATTGCATGACCTTGCGATTGGAAAGGCGTCGGACGGTCCATTGGAGTTCCGCTCCACCGATGATCCACCTGCGGCAGGCTTCGGTTTGGACAAGAGCGTCGGCAACCTGAGTGACAAGGGCGAGCAGGAAGTAAGAGAATATTTGGAAGAAGGCAAACAATTTCATCAGAAAGCCAACGCCGACATTGCTCATGGATGGGGCCTGGACGGCACCTCCGCGTTCTTCAGTTACACGACAAAACCCGCCGACCTGCGCACCGTCGCGGACGGAAGGCTAAAGAAATACCATGACCGCATCGCTCTGATCGGTAGCAGCGATGACACCCTGAGCGTGGACAAACGGATATATGCGGCAATCGACCTATGCCAGAAACTGGAACGCTTGCATCCGTTCATGGATGGGAACTGCCGCACTTTCGGCATTCTTCTGTTGAACAGGCTGCTCGTCCAGCAAGGACAAAATCTCACGATGCTGGACAATCCGAACAAGCTGGATGGCTACGCGCGAGGGGAGATATTCGACCTGGTCAAGCAAGGTCAGCAATGGATCAAAAACGGCTTTCCCGATGAACGGCCGGCAATTGCCTCGAACGATGACTTGATAAGGGAACTGGAGGATTCCTTGCGGCCCGCATCCCGGTCCGCCCCCTCTTTCGAAGAATCCTATACATTCAGCTGGTAG
- a CDS encoding nitrate/nitrite transporter — protein MQKTSFWKAGHTPTLLASFFYFDLSFMVWVILGPLAVQISNDIGLTPSQKGLMVATPLLAGALLRIVMGVLVDHLKPKKAGLIGQLIVIAGLLWAWLGQLDSYADMLMLGAILGVAGAAFAVALPLASRWYPPEHQGTALGIAGAGNSGTAIAALFAPSMALAFGWQSVFGWCLIPLGVALAVYLVFAKDAPSAPPPKALIEYLHILKDKDAWWFMFFYSVTFGGFSGLASSLTIYFNSQYGMSPVTAGYFTAACVFAGSLVRPLGGRIADRIGGIRTLSMMYVLAASFLFIASVGLTHAEAAVIVFVLAMLALGVGNGAVFQLVPQRFRKEIGVMTGLVGMAGGIGGFYLASSLGYSRQLTGSYQLGLTVFASLAVIALLGLSFVKSRWRTTWGSAAMTSAKI, from the coding sequence ATGCAAAAGACATCCTTCTGGAAGGCGGGCCATACGCCAACCCTGCTCGCTTCATTCTTCTACTTCGACCTGAGCTTCATGGTGTGGGTGATCCTCGGCCCGCTGGCCGTGCAGATTTCGAATGACATCGGTCTCACGCCTTCGCAAAAAGGCCTGATGGTGGCGACGCCCTTGCTGGCTGGCGCGCTGCTGCGCATCGTGATGGGGGTGCTGGTCGATCACCTGAAGCCGAAGAAGGCCGGCCTCATCGGGCAGCTGATCGTGATCGCAGGATTGCTGTGGGCCTGGCTCGGGCAACTGGACAGCTATGCGGACATGCTGATGCTCGGTGCCATCCTCGGCGTGGCCGGTGCGGCGTTCGCGGTCGCGCTGCCGCTGGCCTCGCGCTGGTATCCGCCGGAGCATCAAGGCACGGCGCTCGGCATCGCCGGCGCGGGCAACTCGGGCACCGCGATTGCTGCGCTGTTTGCGCCGTCGATGGCGCTCGCGTTCGGCTGGCAGAGCGTGTTCGGCTGGTGCCTGATCCCGCTCGGAGTCGCGCTGGCGGTCTATCTCGTCTTCGCGAAGGATGCGCCGTCCGCGCCGCCGCCGAAAGCCCTGATCGAATACCTGCACATCCTGAAGGACAAGGATGCCTGGTGGTTCATGTTCTTCTACAGCGTCACCTTCGGCGGTTTCTCGGGGCTGGCGTCGTCGCTCACGATTTACTTCAACAGCCAGTACGGCATGTCGCCGGTCACGGCCGGCTACTTCACGGCGGCCTGCGTGTTCGCCGGGTCGCTGGTGCGTCCGCTCGGCGGCCGCATCGCCGACCGCATCGGCGGCATCCGCACGCTGTCGATGATGTACGTGCTGGCGGCGAGTTTCCTGTTCATCGCCAGCGTCGGTTTGACGCATGCCGAGGCAGCGGTCATCGTGTTCGTGCTGGCCATGCTGGCGCTCGGCGTCGGCAACGGCGCGGTGTTCCAGCTGGTACCGCAGCGATTCCGCAAGGAGATTGGCGTGATGACCGGACTGGTCGGGATGGCGGGCGGGATCGGCGGCTTCTATCTCGCATCCAGCCTCGGCTATTCCAGGCAGCTGACCGGCAGCTACCAGCTCGGCCTGACCGTGTTCGCTTCGCTCGCGGTGATCGCGCTGCTCGGCCTGTCGTTCGTGAAGAGTCGCTGGCGCACCACCTGGGGTAGCGCCGCGATGACATCGGCAAAAATCTGA
- a CDS encoding bifunctional protein-serine/threonine kinase/phosphatase — protein MSKPTHRTMPLSVAIGHATHAGPRPRNEDFVGMVTPGEPELSSKGLLAAIADGVSGNDGGREAAEYAVRGLLADYYATPDTWPVTQALDRVIKAINSWVQSQGAVRKELAGMATTLTAVVLRGSFYYFSHVGDTRLYLLRDGTLTRLTTDHVWDRPEMQHVLTRAIGLDSRLAIDHGMGELRERDIFLLASDGVWSCMSEYDIAHQLTQLAQGSIDAVATSDALVGAALGAGSTDNSSALVLRVDALPQENLRDALSGSRQLPVPPRLKAGQTIDAYEVEELIHATQATLLYRVVDPKSRRQLVLKTLHPDRANDAQERSAFAHEEWLAKRVVARFFPQVIVPEQKNYLYYLSTWHAGRTLQQMLDTGAHFTAPDAVAHGIKLARALGALHRRSIIHRDIKPANVHLGDDGELRVLDLGVAQSGLEAESEANAPQAGTPSFLAPEQFDNAPASRQTDLYSAGVTLYYLLTRHYPYGEIEPFQHPRFGEPVPPTRYRPDIPLWLENVLLKAIARDPTDRFETAEELLLALEWGAARPLAAPSVKPLAQRDPLLLWRAVAIVSVVVNLLLLYLIAMR, from the coding sequence ATGAGCAAGCCCACTCACCGAACCATGCCCCTGTCGGTCGCCATCGGTCACGCAACGCATGCCGGCCCTCGCCCGCGCAACGAGGACTTCGTCGGCATGGTCACTCCCGGCGAACCGGAATTGTCGAGCAAGGGCTTGCTGGCGGCGATTGCCGACGGCGTCTCCGGCAACGACGGCGGACGCGAGGCGGCGGAATATGCCGTGCGCGGATTGCTCGCGGATTACTATGCGACGCCGGACACCTGGCCGGTCACGCAGGCGCTCGACCGCGTGATCAAGGCCATCAACAGCTGGGTGCAGAGCCAGGGCGCGGTGCGCAAGGAACTGGCCGGCATGGCGACCACCCTCACCGCCGTGGTATTGCGCGGCAGCTTCTATTATTTCTCGCACGTCGGCGACACGCGCCTGTACCTGCTGCGCGACGGCACGCTGACGCGCCTCACCACCGACCATGTGTGGGACAGACCGGAGATGCAGCATGTGCTGACGCGTGCGATCGGCCTCGATTCCCGTCTTGCGATCGATCACGGCATGGGCGAGCTGCGCGAGCGCGACATCTTTCTGCTGGCATCCGACGGCGTGTGGTCCTGCATGAGCGAGTACGACATCGCGCATCAATTGACGCAACTGGCGCAGGGCAGCATCGACGCGGTCGCCACCTCCGACGCTCTGGTCGGCGCGGCGCTGGGCGCCGGCTCGACCGACAACAGCAGCGCGCTGGTATTGCGGGTCGATGCACTGCCGCAAGAGAACTTGCGCGATGCGCTGTCGGGCTCGCGGCAACTGCCGGTGCCGCCCCGGCTCAAGGCCGGGCAGACGATCGATGCTTACGAGGTCGAAGAGCTGATCCATGCGACGCAGGCAACGCTGTTGTATCGCGTCGTCGATCCGAAGTCGCGCCGCCAGCTGGTATTGAAGACCCTGCATCCGGATCGCGCGAACGATGCGCAGGAGCGCTCGGCATTCGCGCATGAAGAGTGGCTGGCCAAACGCGTCGTCGCGCGCTTCTTTCCGCAAGTGATCGTGCCGGAACAGAAGAACTACCTGTACTACCTGAGCACCTGGCATGCGGGACGGACGCTGCAGCAAATGCTCGACACGGGCGCGCACTTCACCGCCCCCGATGCCGTCGCGCACGGCATCAAGTTGGCACGCGCACTCGGCGCCCTGCATCGGCGCAGCATCATCCATCGCGATATCAAGCCGGCCAATGTGCACCTCGGCGACGACGGCGAATTGCGCGTGCTCGACCTCGGCGTGGCGCAATCGGGGCTGGAAGCCGAGAGTGAAGCCAATGCGCCGCAAGCCGGCACGCCCTCGTTCCTCGCCCCCGAACAATTCGACAACGCGCCGGCGTCACGCCAGACCGACCTGTACAGCGCCGGCGTCACGCTGTATTACCTGCTGACGCGGCACTACCCCTACGGCGAGATCGAGCCGTTCCAGCACCCGCGTTTCGGCGAGCCGGTGCCACCGACGCGCTACCGGCCCGATATACCCTTGTGGCTGGAGAATGTGTTGCTGAAAGCGATCGCGCGCGATCCGACCGACCGCTTCGAGACGGCCGAGGAATTGCTGCTGGCGCTGGAATGGGGTGCGGCGCGGCCGCTGGCCGCGCCGTCCGTCAAGCCGCTGGCGCAGCGCGATCCGCTGCTGCTGTGGCGAGCGGTGGCGATTGTGTCGGTGGTGGTGAATCTGTTGCTGCTGTATTTGATTGCAATGCGGTAA
- a CDS encoding aminoacyl-tRNA deacylase has product MSMSPVLEDCLRSKGTEYEVLQHPHSFNSMSTAEAAHIPGDRLAKTVVLGDESGYVAAVLPSTHHLRLSELREMTGRQFALATESEVRELFKDCEFGAVPPVTMAYGMQTYLDESLALQPDVYFEAGDHEELIHMRTEQFLDLMEDTTRMRCAHRM; this is encoded by the coding sequence ATGTCCATGTCACCTGTTCTGGAAGATTGCCTGCGCAGCAAGGGCACCGAATACGAGGTTCTGCAGCATCCGCACAGCTTCAACAGCATGAGCACTGCGGAAGCGGCGCACATTCCCGGCGATCGCCTCGCCAAGACCGTCGTGCTGGGAGATGAGAGCGGCTACGTGGCGGCAGTGTTGCCGTCGACGCATCATCTGCGCCTGTCCGAATTGCGGGAAATGACAGGCCGCCAGTTCGCGCTGGCGACCGAGAGCGAAGTGCGTGAATTGTTCAAGGATTGCGAATTCGGCGCGGTGCCGCCGGTCACCATGGCGTACGGCATGCAGACTTATCTGGATGAAAGCCTGGCGCTGCAGCCGGACGTGTATTTCGAGGCCGGCGACCATGAGGAATTGATCCACATGCGAACCGAGCAGTTCCTTGATCTGATGGAAGACACGACGCGGATGCGGTGCGCGCATCGGATGTAA
- a CDS encoding ABC transporter ATP-binding protein yields MENSKFIDIANVEMLFPTRKGAFHALTDVNLSVKKGEFITLIGHSGCGKSTLLNLIAGLLDASSGTMICANREIAGPSPERAVVFQNHSLLPWLTCFENVYLAVERVFGASETKMHLKARTKAALALVGLSHAEQKRPHEISGGMKQRVGIARALSMEPKVLLMDEPFGALDALTRAHLQDELLKIVAKTGSTVVMVTHDVDEAVLLSDRIVMMTNGPAATIGDILQVELPRPRDRVALAQDPLYIQYRGAVLEFLYHRQSHPAGLKDAA; encoded by the coding sequence ATGGAAAACAGCAAGTTCATTGACATCGCCAACGTGGAAATGCTCTTCCCCACGCGGAAGGGCGCGTTTCACGCATTAACCGATGTCAACCTGTCGGTGAAGAAAGGCGAGTTCATCACGCTGATCGGCCATTCCGGCTGCGGCAAATCGACCTTGCTCAACCTGATCGCCGGCCTGCTGGATGCCAGCAGCGGCACGATGATCTGCGCCAATCGCGAGATCGCCGGGCCGTCGCCGGAACGCGCGGTCGTGTTCCAGAATCACTCGCTGCTGCCGTGGCTGACCTGCTTCGAGAACGTGTACCTCGCCGTCGAGCGCGTGTTCGGCGCGAGCGAAACGAAGATGCACCTGAAGGCCCGCACCAAGGCCGCGCTGGCGCTGGTCGGACTGAGCCATGCCGAGCAGAAGCGGCCACACGAGATTTCCGGCGGCATGAAGCAGCGCGTGGGCATCGCGCGCGCCTTGTCGATGGAGCCGAAAGTCCTGCTGATGGACGAGCCGTTCGGCGCGCTCGATGCATTGACCCGCGCCCACCTGCAGGACGAGTTGCTGAAGATCGTTGCCAAGACCGGTTCCACCGTCGTGATGGTCACGCATGATGTGGATGAGGCGGTGCTGCTGTCGGACCGCATCGTGATGATGACCAACGGCCCGGCGGCGACCATCGGCGACATCCTGCAGGTCGAACTGCCGCGTCCGCGCGATCGCGTCGCATTGGCGCAGGATCCGCTGTATATCCAGTATCGCGGCGCGGTGCTGGAGTTTCTCTATCACCGGCAGTCGCATCCGGCGGGTCTGAAAGACGCGGCATAG
- the ntrB gene encoding nitrate ABC transporter permease, giving the protein MSAVMENLMTKPVEPASESPPAAKHAASKSAEAARRITIGADLPKGGYRISPLKSYLLALLPPLLGLALLVLIWEIVAVKNSGFPSPLATLQEAITLFSDPFYQKGPNDQGIGWNLLSSLQRVATGFGLAAVVGIPLGFMIGRFRFLSGMFNPIISLLKPVSPLAWLPIGLLVFKAANPAAIWAIFICSIWPMIINTAVGVQRVPQDYMNVARVLNLSEWKIVTKILFPSVLPYMLTGVRLAIGTAWLVIVAAEMLTGGVGIGFWVWDEWNNLNVPHIIIAIVVIGVVGLLLEQALVALAKAFTYEDVRN; this is encoded by the coding sequence ATGAGTGCCGTTATGGAAAACCTGATGACCAAGCCGGTCGAGCCGGCATCCGAATCGCCGCCCGCGGCAAAGCACGCGGCGTCGAAGAGCGCCGAGGCCGCGCGCCGCATCACCATCGGCGCCGACCTGCCGAAGGGGGGCTACCGCATCTCGCCGCTGAAGAGTTACCTGCTCGCACTGCTGCCGCCGTTGCTGGGCCTGGCGCTGCTGGTGCTGATCTGGGAAATCGTCGCGGTCAAGAACAGCGGATTTCCTTCGCCGCTGGCCACCTTGCAGGAAGCGATCACGCTGTTCTCCGATCCCTTCTATCAAAAGGGGCCGAACGACCAGGGTATCGGCTGGAACCTGCTGTCCTCGCTCCAGCGCGTCGCGACCGGCTTTGGTCTTGCTGCCGTGGTCGGCATCCCGCTCGGTTTCATGATCGGACGCTTCAGGTTTTTGTCGGGCATGTTCAATCCGATCATCAGTCTCCTGAAGCCGGTGTCGCCGCTCGCCTGGCTGCCGATCGGCCTGCTCGTGTTCAAGGCGGCCAACCCCGCCGCGATCTGGGCGATCTTCATCTGCTCGATCTGGCCGATGATCATCAACACCGCCGTCGGTGTGCAGCGCGTGCCGCAGGATTACATGAACGTCGCCCGCGTGCTCAACCTGTCCGAATGGAAGATCGTCACCAAGATCCTGTTTCCGTCGGTGCTGCCCTACATGCTGACCGGCGTGCGGCTCGCGATCGGTACCGCGTGGCTCGTCATCGTCGCGGCGGAAATGCTGACCGGCGGCGTCGGCATCGGCTTCTGGGTGTGGGACGAATGGAACAACCTGAACGTGCCGCACATCATCATTGCGATCGTCGTGATCGGTGTGGTGGGCTTGCTGCTGGAGCAGGCGCTGGTCGCGCTGGCGAAGGCATTCACCTACGAGGATGTGCGCAACTGA
- a CDS encoding CmpA/NrtA family ABC transporter substrate-binding protein, whose translation MTVKTTKTNLTRRTILKAGASLAAGTFGGLATQGAWAAGSDKPEKEEVKIGFIPLTDCASVVMASVLGIDKKYGIKITPTKEASWAAVRDKLVNGELDASHVLYGLMYGVHMGIGGAKKDMAVLMNLNHNGQAITLSKKLADKGGVDGASLAKVMKSDKREYTFAQTFPTGTHAMWLYYWLATYGIDPMKDAKIITVPPPQMVANMRVGNMDGYCVGEPWGHRAIADGIGITAVTTQDIWRDHPEKVLGTTADFVAKYPNTARAMVAAILEASQWIDASLSNKNKMATTIADKSYVNTSVDVINQRILGRYQNGLGKTWDDPNYMKFYNDGSVNFPYLSDGMWFLTQHRRWGLLKSDPDYLAVAQAVNRIDVYKDAAALAKASVPKDPMRSVKMVDGTVWDGKNPKAYAASFKIKASLPA comes from the coding sequence ATGACAGTGAAAACGACAAAAACCAATCTGACGCGACGCACGATCTTGAAAGCCGGCGCAAGCCTTGCTGCCGGCACCTTCGGCGGCTTGGCCACACAGGGAGCCTGGGCCGCCGGATCGGACAAGCCGGAGAAGGAGGAGGTCAAGATCGGCTTCATTCCGCTGACCGATTGCGCATCGGTTGTCATGGCCTCGGTGCTGGGCATCGACAAGAAGTACGGCATCAAGATCACGCCGACCAAGGAGGCGTCGTGGGCCGCCGTGCGCGACAAGCTGGTCAATGGCGAACTCGATGCGTCACATGTGCTGTACGGCCTGATGTATGGCGTGCACATGGGCATCGGCGGGGCGAAGAAGGACATGGCCGTGCTGATGAACCTGAACCACAACGGGCAGGCCATCACGCTGTCGAAGAAGCTCGCCGACAAGGGCGGCGTCGATGGCGCGTCGCTGGCGAAAGTGATGAAGAGCGACAAGCGCGAATACACCTTCGCGCAGACTTTCCCGACCGGCACGCATGCGATGTGGCTGTATTACTGGCTGGCGACCTACGGCATCGACCCGATGAAAGACGCCAAGATCATCACCGTGCCGCCGCCGCAGATGGTGGCCAATATGAGAGTAGGCAACATGGACGGCTATTGCGTCGGCGAACCGTGGGGGCACCGCGCGATTGCCGACGGCATCGGCATTACCGCCGTCACGACGCAGGACATCTGGCGCGACCATCCCGAGAAGGTGCTCGGCACCACGGCGGATTTCGTCGCGAAGTATCCGAACACCGCGCGCGCCATGGTGGCTGCCATTCTTGAAGCGAGCCAGTGGATCGACGCCTCGCTCTCCAACAAGAACAAGATGGCGACCACCATCGCCGACAAGTCCTACGTCAACACCTCGGTCGATGTGATCAACCAGCGCATTCTCGGCCGCTATCAGAACGGCCTCGGCAAGACCTGGGACGATCCGAACTACATGAAGTTCTATAACGACGGCAGCGTCAATTTCCCGTATCTGTCCGACGGCATGTGGTTCCTCACGCAGCATCGGCGCTGGGGCCTGCTGAAGAGCGATCCCGACTATCTCGCGGTTGCGCAGGCGGTCAACCGCATCGACGTCTACAAGGATGCCGCCGCACTGGCCAAGGCCAGCGTGCCGAAGGATCCCATGCGCAGCGTGAAGATGGTCGATGGCACGGTGTGGGACGGCAAGAATCCGAAGGCGTATGCAGCATCTTTCAAGATCAAGGCGAGCCTGCCGGCGTAA
- a CDS encoding ANTAR domain-containing response regulator has protein sequence MDAKQLRIVVINSLVAPEGADAAAREQAERARALRIGLLEGGYNILAALPPEADLEEQIAQLQPDLIIVDAQSDTALKKVVAATADARRPIVCFTEDGDKEKMHAAIEAGVSAYVVAGLSAERVKAVLDVAMARFEVDQKLRHELSETRMKLAERKVIERAKGLLMERHQCSEDEAYRKLRRLAMDKNLKLSDVAQRMLDVADLLI, from the coding sequence ATGGACGCCAAACAGCTCAGGATCGTTGTCATCAACTCCCTCGTCGCGCCGGAAGGCGCGGACGCGGCGGCGCGCGAGCAGGCCGAGCGTGCCCGCGCCTTGCGCATCGGCTTGCTCGAAGGCGGCTACAACATTCTCGCGGCGCTGCCGCCGGAAGCGGATCTGGAGGAGCAGATCGCGCAACTGCAGCCCGACCTGATCATCGTCGATGCGCAGTCCGACACGGCGCTGAAAAAGGTGGTGGCCGCCACGGCCGATGCGCGGCGGCCCATCGTCTGCTTCACCGAAGACGGTGACAAGGAAAAGATGCATGCCGCCATCGAGGCCGGCGTCTCGGCCTATGTGGTCGCGGGTCTGTCGGCGGAGCGGGTCAAGGCTGTGCTGGATGTGGCGATGGCGCGCTTCGAGGTGGATCAGAAGCTGCGCCACGAACTTTCCGAAACCAGAATGAAACTCGCTGAACGCAAGGTCATCGAACGCGCCAAGGGCTTGCTGATGGAGCGTCATCAATGTTCCGAAGACGAGGCCTACCGCAAGCTGCGCCGGCTGGCGATGGACAAGAACCTCAAGCTGTCTGACGTGGCGCAGCGCATGCTGGATGTGGCGGATTTGCTGATTTGA
- the tsaD gene encoding tRNA (adenosine(37)-N6)-threonylcarbamoyltransferase complex transferase subunit TsaD produces MIVLGVESSCDETGIALHDSQRGLLAHALHSQVAMHEEYGGVVPELASRDHIRRAIPLLEQVLQQSGLPRSAIDAIAYTQGPGLAGALLVGASIACGLGLALDRPVLGIHHLEGHLLSPLLASDPPEFPFVALLISGGHTQLMRVDGVGQYTLLGETLDDAAGEAFDKSAKLLGLGYPGGPAISRLAEFGDPGVYKLPRPMLHSKDLNFSFSGLKTAVLTVVKNQITNICEQDKANVARSFVDAIVDVLVAKCLTALKQTGLKRLVIAGGVGANRQLREALNAAAEKKRFKVFYPELEFCTDNGAMIAFAGAMRLQINPDAAKRDYAFNVRPRWPLDELRAV; encoded by the coding sequence ATGATTGTCCTCGGCGTCGAATCCTCCTGTGATGAAACCGGCATCGCGTTGCATGACTCGCAACGCGGCTTGCTCGCGCACGCGCTGCATTCGCAGGTGGCGATGCATGAGGAATACGGCGGCGTGGTGCCGGAACTGGCGTCGCGCGACCACATCCGGCGCGCGATTCCGCTGCTGGAGCAGGTCTTGCAACAAAGCGGATTGCCGCGCTCCGCGATCGACGCCATCGCCTACACGCAGGGACCCGGCCTGGCCGGCGCATTGCTGGTCGGCGCATCGATCGCCTGCGGCCTCGGCCTCGCTCTGGACCGACCAGTGCTCGGCATCCATCATCTCGAAGGTCATTTGCTGTCGCCGCTGCTTGCAAGCGACCCACCGGAATTCCCCTTCGTCGCCCTGCTGATCTCGGGCGGCCACACGCAGCTGATGCGCGTCGATGGCGTCGGCCAATACACGCTGCTGGGCGAGACGCTCGACGATGCCGCCGGCGAAGCCTTCGACAAGTCGGCCAAGCTGCTCGGCCTCGGCTACCCCGGCGGCCCGGCGATTTCGCGGCTGGCGGAATTCGGCGATCCCGGCGTGTACAAGCTGCCGCGCCCGATGCTGCACTCGAAGGATTTGAACTTCAGCTTCTCCGGCCTCAAGACGGCGGTGCTGACGGTCGTGAAAAACCAGATCACCAACATCTGCGAACAGGACAAGGCCAACGTGGCGCGCTCCTTCGTCGATGCAATCGTCGACGTGCTGGTGGCGAAATGCCTGACCGCGCTGAAGCAGACCGGATTGAAGCGGCTGGTGATCGCCGGCGGCGTCGGCGCCAACCGGCAGTTGCGCGAAGCATTGAATGCGGCGGCAGAAAAGAAACGCTTCAAGGTGTTCTATCCCGAACTGGAATTCTGCACCGACAACGGCGCAATGATCGCCTTCGCCGGTGCAATGCGCCTGCAGATCAACCCGGATGCGGCGAAGCGCGATTACGCATTCAATGTGCGCCCGCGCTGGCCGCTGGATGAGTTGCGCGCCGTATAG
- the plsY gene encoding glycerol-3-phosphate 1-O-acyltransferase PlsY: MNTILFAIAAYLIGSISFAVVVSALFGLADPRTYGSKNPGATNVLRSGNKAAAALTLLGDGFKGWLAVWLAQKYGPQYGIDDIGIALVAIGVFLGHLWPVFFRFVGGKGVATALGVLLGINAWLGLATLITWLVVAYAFRYSSLAALIASVFAPFYYGLLFGTDPILLAVLAMSGLLIYRHRQNIANLMAGKESRIGSKKK, from the coding sequence ATGAATACCATCCTCTTCGCGATCGCCGCCTATCTGATCGGCTCCATTTCGTTCGCGGTAGTCGTCAGCGCCTTGTTCGGGCTGGCCGATCCACGCACCTACGGCTCGAAAAACCCCGGCGCGACCAACGTCCTGCGCAGCGGTAACAAGGCCGCCGCCGCACTGACCCTGCTGGGTGACGGCTTCAAGGGCTGGCTGGCGGTCTGGCTGGCGCAGAAATACGGACCGCAATACGGCATCGACGACATCGGCATCGCGCTGGTGGCGATCGGCGTATTCCTCGGCCATCTGTGGCCGGTCTTCTTCCGGTTCGTCGGCGGCAAGGGTGTCGCCACCGCGCTCGGCGTCCTGCTCGGCATCAATGCCTGGCTTGGCCTCGCGACCCTGATCACCTGGCTGGTGGTTGCCTACGCGTTCCGCTATTCCTCGCTGGCCGCATTGATTGCCAGCGTGTTTGCACCGTTCTACTACGGCCTGCTGTTCGGCACCGACCCGATCCTGCTGGCAGTGCTGGCGATGAGCGGCTTGCTGATCTATCGCCATCGCCAGAACATCGCGAATCTGATGGCGGGCAAGGAAAGCAGGATCGGCAGCAAGAAGAAGTAG